Proteins from a single region of Pangasianodon hypophthalmus isolate fPanHyp1 chromosome 7, fPanHyp1.pri, whole genome shotgun sequence:
- the LOC113528874 gene encoding matrin-3 isoform X2: MSQKYPYMNTGDDFLSHQDMYADSSQRQSNTYRPSIRSSSQEQKCSTTSSNRTVDSPVHLPGKALSFLHSCGLDSSDIAHLAELPEHLFTVETLSKMLLQIKERKMSNASSSRPSTSQPLDNTSTRPWDGSSHTKPVEYLIDRPGDPMYPLPPEQVQTWQDRWGNPRRMNSLTTATSGPSSKSSSVSDYSISGPYCNTTDSPGASSRSFVDLRPRPLLSLRLEPPVIAPTRKEASDFTCRIPPAFPHTCCLCDISVRSTKEWLFHVRGREHTKSQLELVKKYPKWAQTVESARRNESSEVYKVPTRTEASDFNGTVPPVFPYLCALCNITVFSEKDWSVHVTSGQHAKSQLDLMEKYPEWDGTVQSSRRNDGHTSTDRRDGTSKENTSDMKISQVKDKLSSRVVSFTPLPAGDGITAELTAIAKRFGSVKKSLFLPNRGFVEMTCLAEAKKLVEHYSANQLKLKGKLIQVTFSCEYNSLRDAEVSDKTQSRRSHTHRRSSPGRDSIQRDSPSPRRRRSSEKTHSSPTRRLSSERTRSSPKRRRLSERTHSSPKRRRSSERTHSSPKRRHSSERTHSSRSHNVKERKDSRKSKESSSTFSNSCHFSSSADKDEAAKSSADTEENRSVSNNYVESMDSDSDLEGQEVIEDDGEELVHDIDDYEPTTSDQENLPSEPMDITDVHTEEQGKTGEGSPNADTAEASNSLKESQKFEEHEDQEITEEDHDFPKILENYVTLDEFIEENSSDSQDEAKVSVPKTEESSDEVTTSTNFVPYTKQSDKESKLPKEEGTSKTTAEPNASENLEDGVDQLKEEQDTEGVTDDLKMALASDAERVAADSKNQDIVLRGNVLKITVSEKYCHLPEEGHRPPPSEDKWPAKREHSEEREESQSGSSAKTTTMNEEEPPSKKAKEKKPSEEKALSVPKEEDVEVKSEPCESVAEVNSEHTEEHNTDMTETQNVELKPLKVESDTDVPPTESSSVASSAGVSEKSQEPTEAPTPPTESVRKPETIIDALGPYEPNVPVGVEFVKMGYYCRVCFLFYSNEDTAKKVHCSSQAHYEKLKKHLEKEKAKAQSNREKN, encoded by the exons ATGTCACAGAAATACCCCTACATGAACACAGGCGATGACTTTCTATCACATCAAGACATGTATGCAGATTCGTCCCAGAGACAGTCCAATACATACCGGCCAAGCATTAGATCCTCGTCTCAGGAGCAAAAATGCTCTACAACATCTTCCAACAGAACTGTAGACTCTCCTGTCCACTTACCTGGGAAGGCTTTGTCATTTCTTCACAGCTGTGGACTGGACTCGAGCGACATTGCCCACCTTGCAGAACTTCCTGAGCATCTCTTCACGGTCGAAACACTTTCCAAAATGCTTTTACAGATCAAAGAACGTAAAATGTCCAACGCTTCATCATCTAGGCCCAGCACAAGTCAGCCTCTTGACAATACCTCGACTCGTCCCTGGGACGGTAGCAGCCACACCAAACCTGTTGAGTATCTGATTGATCGACCTGGAGATCCAATGTACCCTCTTCCTCCAGAGCAAGTTCAAACCTGGCAAGACCGCTGGGGGAATCCTCGAAGAATGAATTCTTTAACCACTGCTACCAGCGGTCCCAGCAGTAAAAGCAGCAGTGTTTCAGACTACAGCATCTCTGGCCCATATTGCAATACCACAGACTCACCAGGGGCTTCGTCACGCTCTTTTGTTGATCTCAGACCGAGGCCTCTCCTTTCTCTGAGATTAGAGCCACCTGTTATCGCACCTACTAGGAAGGAGGCCTCAGACTTCACTTGCAGAATTCCCCCGGCTTTTCCTCATACGTGTTGTCTCTGTGACATTTCTGTCCGTTCTACAAAG GAGTGGCTTTTTCATGTTCGAGGTCGTGAGCATACTAAAAGTCAGCTTGAACTTGTGAAAAA GTACCCAAAGTGGGCACAGACTGTTGAATCTGCACGAAG GAATGAAAGCTCGGAAG TTTACAAGGTGCCAACCAGGACAGAGGCCTCAGACTTCAATGGCACCGTTCCCCCAGTTTTTCCTTACTTGTGTGCTCTCTGCAACATCACTGTCTTTTCTGAAAAG GACTGGTCTGTGCATGTTACAAGTGGTCAGCATGCTAAGAGCCAGCTTGACCTTATGGAAAA GTACCCAGAGTGGGATGGGACTGTTCAATCTTCTAGAAG AAATGATGGTCACACCTCCACAGACAGAAGAG ATGGAACCTCAAAAGAAAATACTTCAGACATGAAGATATCACAAGTGAAAGATAAA cTAAGTTCTCGAGTTGTAAGCTTCACACCATTACCTGCTGGAGATGGTATCACTGCAGAGTTGACTGCCATTGCTAAACGTTTTGGATCTGTCAAAAAATCCTTGTTTCTGCCAAACCGG GGTTTTGTGGAAATGACTTGTTTAGCAGAAGCCAAGAAATTGGTCGAACACTACTCAGCCAATCAACTGAAATTAAAAGGCAAATTAATTCAAGTCACCTTCTCTTGTGAATATAACTCACTAAG AGATGCAGAAGTTAGTGACAAAACACAATCCCGGCGCTCTCACACCCACAGGAGATCTAGCCCAGGCAGGGATAGCATTCAGAGGGACTCTCCTAGTCCCAGGAGAAGACGTTCGTCAGAGAAGACCCACTCTAGCCCTACAAGAAGGCTTTCATCAGAAAGGACTCGCTCTAGCCCCAAAAGAAGACGCTTGTCAGAGAGGACTCATTCTAGCCCCAAGAGAAGACGCTCGTCAGAGAGGACCCATTCTAGCCCCAAAAGAAGACATTCATCAGAGAGGACCCACTCTTCAAGGAGTCACAACGTAAAAGAGCGAAAAGATTCTCGAAAATCCAAGGAGAGCTCTAGTACTTTCTCAAATTCGTGCCATTTTTCAAGCTCTGCTGATAAAGATGAAGCTGCAAAATCAAGCGCAGATACAGAAGAAAACAGGAGTGTGAGCAACAACTATGTTGAAAGCATGGATTCAGACAGTGACCTTGAAGGGCAGGAAGTGATAGAAGATGATGGTGAAGAATTGGTGCATGACATTGATGATTATGAGCCCACAACAAGTGACCAGGAGAATTTACCATCAGAACCTATGGATATAACAGATGTTCATACAGAGGAACAAGGAAAGACTGGAGAAGGTTCTCCAAATGCTGATACAGCAGAAGCATCAAACAGTCTGAAGGAGAGCCAAAAGTTTGAAGAACATGAAGACCAGGAAATAACAGAG GAGGACCATGACTTCCCCAAGATTCTTGAAAATTATGTGACCTTAGATGAATTCATAGAAGAAAATTCTTCAGATTCTCAAG ATGAAGCAAAGGTGTCAGTCCCAAAAACTGAG gaATCATCAGACGAAGTAACCACCTCCACAAATTTTGTACCCTATACGAAGCAAAGTGATAAAGAATCCAAATTGCCTAAAGAAGAAGGTACCAGCAAAACAACTGCAGAACCCAATGCCTCAGAGAACCTAGAAGATGGTGTTGATCAGCTTAAAGAGGAACAGGACACTGAGGGAGTGACGGACGACCTTAAG ATGGCACTCGCATCTGATGCTGAGAGAGTCGCAGCTGATTCTAAAAATCAAGATATTGTACTACGTGGTAACGTCTTGAAGATTACAGTGTCGGAGAAGTACTGCCATCTACCAGAAGAAGG ACACAGACCCCCACCCTCAGAAGACAAATGGCCAGCCAAGAGGGAGCACtctgaggagagagaggaaagccAGAGCGGTTCCTCAGCAAAAACTACCACCATGAATGAAGAGGAACCCCCATCCAAAAAAGCTAAAGAGAAGAAGCCTAGCGAGGAGAAAGCTCTGAGTGTACCAAAGGAGGAGGATGTGGAGGTCAAATCTGAGCCTTGTGAGAGTGTAGCTGAAGTGAACAGTGAGCATACAGAGGAACACAACACAGATATGACAGAAACTCAGAACGTGGAACTCAAACCACTG AAGGTTGAGAGTGACACTGATGTTCCTCCTACTGAGTCTTCATCTGTTGCATCCTCTGCTGGTGTGTCTGAGAAGAGCCAAGAGCCGACTGAAGCCCCCACGCCTCCAACTGAGTCTGTCAGAAAGCCTGAAACCATTATAGATGCTCTTGGCCCATATGAGCCAAACGTCCCTGTGG GTGTGGAGTTTGTGAAGATGGGCTATTACTGTAGAGTGTGCTTCCTTTTTTACTCCAATGAAGACACTGCTAAAAAGGTTCACTGCAGTAGCCAAGCACACTACGAGAAACTCAAG AAACACTTGGAAAAGGAGAAGGCCAAAGCACAAAGTAATCGTGAGAAAAACTGA
- the LOC113528874 gene encoding matrin-3 isoform X1, translated as MSQKYPYMNTGDDFLSHQDMYADSSQRQSNTYRPSIRSSSQEQKCSTTSSNRTVDSPVHLPGKALSFLHSCGLDSSDIAHLAELPEHLFTVETLSKMLLQIKERKMSNASSSRPSTSQPLDNTSTRPWDGSSHTKPVEYLIDRPGDPMYPLPPEQVQTWQDRWGNPRRMNSLTTATSGPSSKSSSVSDYSISGPYCNTTDSPGASSRSFVDLRPRPLLSLRLEPPVIAPTRKEASDFTCRIPPAFPHTCCLCDISVRSTKEWLFHVRGREHTKSQLELVKKYPKWAQTVESARRNESSEVYKVPTRTEASDFNGTVPPVFPYLCALCNITVFSEKDWSVHVTSGQHAKSQLDLMEKYPEWDGTVQSSRRNDGHTSTDRRDGTSKENTSDMKISQVKDKLSSRVVSFTPLPAGDGITAELTAIAKRFGSVKKSLFLPNRGFVEMTCLAEAKKLVEHYSANQLKLKGKLIQVTFSCEYNSLRDAEVSDKTQSRRSHTHRRSSPGRDSIQRDSPSPRRRRSSEKTHSSPTRRLSSERTRSSPKRRRLSERTHSSPKRRRSSERTHSSPKRRHSSERTHSSRSHNVKERKDSRKSKESSSTFSNSCHFSSSADKDEAAKSSADTEENRSVSNNYVESMDSDSDLEGQEVIEDDGEELVHDIDDYEPTTSDQENLPSEPMDITDVHTEEQGKTGEGSPNADTAEASNSLKESQKFEEHEDQEITEEDHDFPKILENYVTLDEFIEENSSDSQETDEAKVSVPKTEESSDEVTTSTNFVPYTKQSDKESKLPKEEGTSKTTAEPNASENLEDGVDQLKEEQDTEGVTDDLKMALASDAERVAADSKNQDIVLRGNVLKITVSEKYCHLPEEGHRPPPSEDKWPAKREHSEEREESQSGSSAKTTTMNEEEPPSKKAKEKKPSEEKALSVPKEEDVEVKSEPCESVAEVNSEHTEEHNTDMTETQNVELKPLKVESDTDVPPTESSSVASSAGVSEKSQEPTEAPTPPTESVRKPETIIDALGPYEPNVPVGVEFVKMGYYCRVCFLFYSNEDTAKKVHCSSQAHYEKLKKHLEKEKAKAQSNREKN; from the exons ATGTCACAGAAATACCCCTACATGAACACAGGCGATGACTTTCTATCACATCAAGACATGTATGCAGATTCGTCCCAGAGACAGTCCAATACATACCGGCCAAGCATTAGATCCTCGTCTCAGGAGCAAAAATGCTCTACAACATCTTCCAACAGAACTGTAGACTCTCCTGTCCACTTACCTGGGAAGGCTTTGTCATTTCTTCACAGCTGTGGACTGGACTCGAGCGACATTGCCCACCTTGCAGAACTTCCTGAGCATCTCTTCACGGTCGAAACACTTTCCAAAATGCTTTTACAGATCAAAGAACGTAAAATGTCCAACGCTTCATCATCTAGGCCCAGCACAAGTCAGCCTCTTGACAATACCTCGACTCGTCCCTGGGACGGTAGCAGCCACACCAAACCTGTTGAGTATCTGATTGATCGACCTGGAGATCCAATGTACCCTCTTCCTCCAGAGCAAGTTCAAACCTGGCAAGACCGCTGGGGGAATCCTCGAAGAATGAATTCTTTAACCACTGCTACCAGCGGTCCCAGCAGTAAAAGCAGCAGTGTTTCAGACTACAGCATCTCTGGCCCATATTGCAATACCACAGACTCACCAGGGGCTTCGTCACGCTCTTTTGTTGATCTCAGACCGAGGCCTCTCCTTTCTCTGAGATTAGAGCCACCTGTTATCGCACCTACTAGGAAGGAGGCCTCAGACTTCACTTGCAGAATTCCCCCGGCTTTTCCTCATACGTGTTGTCTCTGTGACATTTCTGTCCGTTCTACAAAG GAGTGGCTTTTTCATGTTCGAGGTCGTGAGCATACTAAAAGTCAGCTTGAACTTGTGAAAAA GTACCCAAAGTGGGCACAGACTGTTGAATCTGCACGAAG GAATGAAAGCTCGGAAG TTTACAAGGTGCCAACCAGGACAGAGGCCTCAGACTTCAATGGCACCGTTCCCCCAGTTTTTCCTTACTTGTGTGCTCTCTGCAACATCACTGTCTTTTCTGAAAAG GACTGGTCTGTGCATGTTACAAGTGGTCAGCATGCTAAGAGCCAGCTTGACCTTATGGAAAA GTACCCAGAGTGGGATGGGACTGTTCAATCTTCTAGAAG AAATGATGGTCACACCTCCACAGACAGAAGAG ATGGAACCTCAAAAGAAAATACTTCAGACATGAAGATATCACAAGTGAAAGATAAA cTAAGTTCTCGAGTTGTAAGCTTCACACCATTACCTGCTGGAGATGGTATCACTGCAGAGTTGACTGCCATTGCTAAACGTTTTGGATCTGTCAAAAAATCCTTGTTTCTGCCAAACCGG GGTTTTGTGGAAATGACTTGTTTAGCAGAAGCCAAGAAATTGGTCGAACACTACTCAGCCAATCAACTGAAATTAAAAGGCAAATTAATTCAAGTCACCTTCTCTTGTGAATATAACTCACTAAG AGATGCAGAAGTTAGTGACAAAACACAATCCCGGCGCTCTCACACCCACAGGAGATCTAGCCCAGGCAGGGATAGCATTCAGAGGGACTCTCCTAGTCCCAGGAGAAGACGTTCGTCAGAGAAGACCCACTCTAGCCCTACAAGAAGGCTTTCATCAGAAAGGACTCGCTCTAGCCCCAAAAGAAGACGCTTGTCAGAGAGGACTCATTCTAGCCCCAAGAGAAGACGCTCGTCAGAGAGGACCCATTCTAGCCCCAAAAGAAGACATTCATCAGAGAGGACCCACTCTTCAAGGAGTCACAACGTAAAAGAGCGAAAAGATTCTCGAAAATCCAAGGAGAGCTCTAGTACTTTCTCAAATTCGTGCCATTTTTCAAGCTCTGCTGATAAAGATGAAGCTGCAAAATCAAGCGCAGATACAGAAGAAAACAGGAGTGTGAGCAACAACTATGTTGAAAGCATGGATTCAGACAGTGACCTTGAAGGGCAGGAAGTGATAGAAGATGATGGTGAAGAATTGGTGCATGACATTGATGATTATGAGCCCACAACAAGTGACCAGGAGAATTTACCATCAGAACCTATGGATATAACAGATGTTCATACAGAGGAACAAGGAAAGACTGGAGAAGGTTCTCCAAATGCTGATACAGCAGAAGCATCAAACAGTCTGAAGGAGAGCCAAAAGTTTGAAGAACATGAAGACCAGGAAATAACAGAG GAGGACCATGACTTCCCCAAGATTCTTGAAAATTATGTGACCTTAGATGAATTCATAGAAGAAAATTCTTCAGATTCTCAAG AAACAGATGAAGCAAAGGTGTCAGTCCCAAAAACTGAG gaATCATCAGACGAAGTAACCACCTCCACAAATTTTGTACCCTATACGAAGCAAAGTGATAAAGAATCCAAATTGCCTAAAGAAGAAGGTACCAGCAAAACAACTGCAGAACCCAATGCCTCAGAGAACCTAGAAGATGGTGTTGATCAGCTTAAAGAGGAACAGGACACTGAGGGAGTGACGGACGACCTTAAG ATGGCACTCGCATCTGATGCTGAGAGAGTCGCAGCTGATTCTAAAAATCAAGATATTGTACTACGTGGTAACGTCTTGAAGATTACAGTGTCGGAGAAGTACTGCCATCTACCAGAAGAAGG ACACAGACCCCCACCCTCAGAAGACAAATGGCCAGCCAAGAGGGAGCACtctgaggagagagaggaaagccAGAGCGGTTCCTCAGCAAAAACTACCACCATGAATGAAGAGGAACCCCCATCCAAAAAAGCTAAAGAGAAGAAGCCTAGCGAGGAGAAAGCTCTGAGTGTACCAAAGGAGGAGGATGTGGAGGTCAAATCTGAGCCTTGTGAGAGTGTAGCTGAAGTGAACAGTGAGCATACAGAGGAACACAACACAGATATGACAGAAACTCAGAACGTGGAACTCAAACCACTG AAGGTTGAGAGTGACACTGATGTTCCTCCTACTGAGTCTTCATCTGTTGCATCCTCTGCTGGTGTGTCTGAGAAGAGCCAAGAGCCGACTGAAGCCCCCACGCCTCCAACTGAGTCTGTCAGAAAGCCTGAAACCATTATAGATGCTCTTGGCCCATATGAGCCAAACGTCCCTGTGG GTGTGGAGTTTGTGAAGATGGGCTATTACTGTAGAGTGTGCTTCCTTTTTTACTCCAATGAAGACACTGCTAAAAAGGTTCACTGCAGTAGCCAAGCACACTACGAGAAACTCAAG AAACACTTGGAAAAGGAGAAGGCCAAAGCACAAAGTAATCGTGAGAAAAACTGA
- the LOC113528874 gene encoding matrin-3 isoform X4 codes for MSQKYPYMNTGDDFLSHQDMYADSSQRQSNTYRPSIRSSSQEQKCSTTSSNRTVDSPVHLPGKALSFLHSCGLDSSDIAHLAELPEHLFTVETLSKMLLQIKERKMSNASSSRPSTSQPLDNTSTRPWDGSSHTKPVEYLIDRPGDPMYPLPPEQVQTWQDRWGNPRRMNSLTTATSGPSSKSSSVSDYSISGPYCNTTDSPGASSRSFVDLRPRPLLSLRLEPPVIAPTRKEASDFTCRIPPAFPHTCCLCDISVRSTKEWLFHVRGREHTKSQLELVKKYPKWAQTVESARRNESSEVYKVPTRTEASDFNGTVPPVFPYLCALCNITVFSEKDWSVHVTSGQHAKSQLDLMEKYPEWDGTVQSSRRNDGHTSTDRRDGTSKENTSDMKISQVKDKLSSRVVSFTPLPAGDGITAELTAIAKRFGSVKKSLFLPNRGFVEMTCLAEAKKLVEHYSANQLKLKGKLIQVTFSCEYNSLRDAEVSDKTQSRRSHTHRRSSPGRDSIQRDSPSPRRRRSSEKTHSSPTRRLSSERTRSSPKRRRLSERTHSSPKRRRSSERTHSSPKRRHSSERTHSSRSHNVKERKDSRKSKESSSTFSNSCHFSSSADKDEAAKSSADTEENRSVSNNYVESMDSDSDLEGQEVIEDDGEELVHDIDDYEPTTSDQENLPSEPMDITDVHTEEQGKTGEGSPNADTAEASNSLKESQKFEEHEDQEITEEDHDFPKILENYVTLDEFIEENSSDSQDEAKVSVPKTEQSDKESKLPKEEGTSKTTAEPNASENLEDGVDQLKEEQDTEGVTDDLKMALASDAERVAADSKNQDIVLRGNVLKITVSEKYCHLPEEGHRPPPSEDKWPAKREHSEEREESQSGSSAKTTTMNEEEPPSKKAKEKKPSEEKALSVPKEEDVEVKSEPCESVAEVNSEHTEEHNTDMTETQNVELKPLKVESDTDVPPTESSSVASSAGVSEKSQEPTEAPTPPTESVRKPETIIDALGPYEPNVPVGVEFVKMGYYCRVCFLFYSNEDTAKKVHCSSQAHYEKLKKHLEKEKAKAQSNREKN; via the exons ATGTCACAGAAATACCCCTACATGAACACAGGCGATGACTTTCTATCACATCAAGACATGTATGCAGATTCGTCCCAGAGACAGTCCAATACATACCGGCCAAGCATTAGATCCTCGTCTCAGGAGCAAAAATGCTCTACAACATCTTCCAACAGAACTGTAGACTCTCCTGTCCACTTACCTGGGAAGGCTTTGTCATTTCTTCACAGCTGTGGACTGGACTCGAGCGACATTGCCCACCTTGCAGAACTTCCTGAGCATCTCTTCACGGTCGAAACACTTTCCAAAATGCTTTTACAGATCAAAGAACGTAAAATGTCCAACGCTTCATCATCTAGGCCCAGCACAAGTCAGCCTCTTGACAATACCTCGACTCGTCCCTGGGACGGTAGCAGCCACACCAAACCTGTTGAGTATCTGATTGATCGACCTGGAGATCCAATGTACCCTCTTCCTCCAGAGCAAGTTCAAACCTGGCAAGACCGCTGGGGGAATCCTCGAAGAATGAATTCTTTAACCACTGCTACCAGCGGTCCCAGCAGTAAAAGCAGCAGTGTTTCAGACTACAGCATCTCTGGCCCATATTGCAATACCACAGACTCACCAGGGGCTTCGTCACGCTCTTTTGTTGATCTCAGACCGAGGCCTCTCCTTTCTCTGAGATTAGAGCCACCTGTTATCGCACCTACTAGGAAGGAGGCCTCAGACTTCACTTGCAGAATTCCCCCGGCTTTTCCTCATACGTGTTGTCTCTGTGACATTTCTGTCCGTTCTACAAAG GAGTGGCTTTTTCATGTTCGAGGTCGTGAGCATACTAAAAGTCAGCTTGAACTTGTGAAAAA GTACCCAAAGTGGGCACAGACTGTTGAATCTGCACGAAG GAATGAAAGCTCGGAAG TTTACAAGGTGCCAACCAGGACAGAGGCCTCAGACTTCAATGGCACCGTTCCCCCAGTTTTTCCTTACTTGTGTGCTCTCTGCAACATCACTGTCTTTTCTGAAAAG GACTGGTCTGTGCATGTTACAAGTGGTCAGCATGCTAAGAGCCAGCTTGACCTTATGGAAAA GTACCCAGAGTGGGATGGGACTGTTCAATCTTCTAGAAG AAATGATGGTCACACCTCCACAGACAGAAGAG ATGGAACCTCAAAAGAAAATACTTCAGACATGAAGATATCACAAGTGAAAGATAAA cTAAGTTCTCGAGTTGTAAGCTTCACACCATTACCTGCTGGAGATGGTATCACTGCAGAGTTGACTGCCATTGCTAAACGTTTTGGATCTGTCAAAAAATCCTTGTTTCTGCCAAACCGG GGTTTTGTGGAAATGACTTGTTTAGCAGAAGCCAAGAAATTGGTCGAACACTACTCAGCCAATCAACTGAAATTAAAAGGCAAATTAATTCAAGTCACCTTCTCTTGTGAATATAACTCACTAAG AGATGCAGAAGTTAGTGACAAAACACAATCCCGGCGCTCTCACACCCACAGGAGATCTAGCCCAGGCAGGGATAGCATTCAGAGGGACTCTCCTAGTCCCAGGAGAAGACGTTCGTCAGAGAAGACCCACTCTAGCCCTACAAGAAGGCTTTCATCAGAAAGGACTCGCTCTAGCCCCAAAAGAAGACGCTTGTCAGAGAGGACTCATTCTAGCCCCAAGAGAAGACGCTCGTCAGAGAGGACCCATTCTAGCCCCAAAAGAAGACATTCATCAGAGAGGACCCACTCTTCAAGGAGTCACAACGTAAAAGAGCGAAAAGATTCTCGAAAATCCAAGGAGAGCTCTAGTACTTTCTCAAATTCGTGCCATTTTTCAAGCTCTGCTGATAAAGATGAAGCTGCAAAATCAAGCGCAGATACAGAAGAAAACAGGAGTGTGAGCAACAACTATGTTGAAAGCATGGATTCAGACAGTGACCTTGAAGGGCAGGAAGTGATAGAAGATGATGGTGAAGAATTGGTGCATGACATTGATGATTATGAGCCCACAACAAGTGACCAGGAGAATTTACCATCAGAACCTATGGATATAACAGATGTTCATACAGAGGAACAAGGAAAGACTGGAGAAGGTTCTCCAAATGCTGATACAGCAGAAGCATCAAACAGTCTGAAGGAGAGCCAAAAGTTTGAAGAACATGAAGACCAGGAAATAACAGAG GAGGACCATGACTTCCCCAAGATTCTTGAAAATTATGTGACCTTAGATGAATTCATAGAAGAAAATTCTTCAGATTCTCAAG ATGAAGCAAAGGTGTCAGTCCCAAAAACTGAG CAAAGTGATAAAGAATCCAAATTGCCTAAAGAAGAAGGTACCAGCAAAACAACTGCAGAACCCAATGCCTCAGAGAACCTAGAAGATGGTGTTGATCAGCTTAAAGAGGAACAGGACACTGAGGGAGTGACGGACGACCTTAAG ATGGCACTCGCATCTGATGCTGAGAGAGTCGCAGCTGATTCTAAAAATCAAGATATTGTACTACGTGGTAACGTCTTGAAGATTACAGTGTCGGAGAAGTACTGCCATCTACCAGAAGAAGG ACACAGACCCCCACCCTCAGAAGACAAATGGCCAGCCAAGAGGGAGCACtctgaggagagagaggaaagccAGAGCGGTTCCTCAGCAAAAACTACCACCATGAATGAAGAGGAACCCCCATCCAAAAAAGCTAAAGAGAAGAAGCCTAGCGAGGAGAAAGCTCTGAGTGTACCAAAGGAGGAGGATGTGGAGGTCAAATCTGAGCCTTGTGAGAGTGTAGCTGAAGTGAACAGTGAGCATACAGAGGAACACAACACAGATATGACAGAAACTCAGAACGTGGAACTCAAACCACTG AAGGTTGAGAGTGACACTGATGTTCCTCCTACTGAGTCTTCATCTGTTGCATCCTCTGCTGGTGTGTCTGAGAAGAGCCAAGAGCCGACTGAAGCCCCCACGCCTCCAACTGAGTCTGTCAGAAAGCCTGAAACCATTATAGATGCTCTTGGCCCATATGAGCCAAACGTCCCTGTGG GTGTGGAGTTTGTGAAGATGGGCTATTACTGTAGAGTGTGCTTCCTTTTTTACTCCAATGAAGACACTGCTAAAAAGGTTCACTGCAGTAGCCAAGCACACTACGAGAAACTCAAG AAACACTTGGAAAAGGAGAAGGCCAAAGCACAAAGTAATCGTGAGAAAAACTGA